From a single Abyssisolibacter fermentans genomic region:
- a CDS encoding ABC transporter permease has translation MEIKKRVIFIIIIISFLLSGHLYLKYKYNPMVVEMCFSGNLSRDDFQNLKEKHKLDGYSINYEMPYKGHTLIMTTGLDNQIRDINIIHGEYIFDVEKTEIVIGDKIADRYFDTEAPIGREFSILGKKYKIMGIEKNSDAIYIPFSEELISQNWIKKSVNFIISPKRRFYVTIERVENQLSSMGINVIDKVIYKEKIYGYLNLIIILAVIILIKYLVKLIKILINKVLDLWHKYKEVSRVLEWYEYLLEKKVCLVIIITIAIAIIMLIFSIFKLMSYLWIPSSAVPSNLFSLMSYIDVFKLKYSEFCLHLKDGFSNIAIDIIFMNFLFILVLIISAVAMKVKSEKTKG, from the coding sequence ATGGAAATAAAAAAGAGAGTAATATTTATTATTATAATTATTTCATTTTTGTTAAGTGGACATTTATATTTAAAGTACAAATATAACCCTATGGTAGTAGAAATGTGTTTTAGTGGAAATTTATCGAGAGATGATTTTCAAAACTTAAAAGAAAAGCATAAATTAGATGGTTATTCAATAAATTATGAAATGCCTTACAAAGGACATACGCTCATAATGACTACAGGGCTTGATAATCAGATTAGAGATATCAATATTATACATGGAGAATATATTTTTGATGTTGAAAAAACTGAAATAGTTATTGGGGATAAGATAGCTGATCGATATTTTGATACAGAAGCTCCGATTGGAAGAGAGTTTAGTATTTTGGGTAAGAAATATAAAATAATGGGAATAGAAAAAAATAGTGATGCTATATATATTCCTTTTAGTGAAGAACTAATATCACAAAATTGGATCAAAAAAAGTGTGAATTTTATAATTTCTCCAAAAAGAAGATTTTATGTTACCATAGAAAGGGTTGAAAATCAACTTAGTTCAATGGGTATAAATGTTATTGATAAAGTTATATATAAAGAAAAAATCTATGGATATTTGAATCTAATAATAATATTAGCTGTCATTATTTTGATTAAGTATTTAGTTAAACTTATAAAAATACTAATAAATAAAGTTTTAGATTTGTGGCACAAATATAAAGAAGTAAGTAGAGTTCTTGAATGGTATGAATATCTATTAGAGAAAAAAGTATGTTTAGTAATTATTATTACTATAGCTATAGCTATAATTATGTTAATATTTAGTATATTTAAGCTTATGTCATACCTATGGATTCCTTCATCAGCTGTGCCAAGTAACTTATTTTCTTTGATGAGTTATATAGATGTATTTAAATTAAAATATAGTGAATTTTGCTTACATCTTAAAGATGGATTTAGTAATATAGCAATAGATATAATTTTCATGAATTTTCTTTTTATTTTAGTTCTTATAATATCAGCTGTGGCTATGAAGGTTAAAAGTGAAAAAACTAAAGGGTAA
- a CDS encoding carbohydrate ABC transporter permease: MKRLLLILLLLVSLLFIYPIVFTFTNSFMTPQQIASDEVNIIPEEFNLQQYYSIIVSKAQYFKYFLNSIKLTLIIIAGQIIIGILAAFAFAKMDFPGNNFIFIFYIIAVLLPFQVTLVPNYLIFDKMQRLINIKILDTHMAIILPGIFTSFGVFLLRQFIRNIPNEVIEAARIDGAGYIKILYRVVLPMLKPAIFALVILTFIDNWNLIEQAVIFLDSPIKLPLSVFLENIYYNDYNVFYGGSVLYIIPAFILFIKSEKYLSESFVMGGLK; encoded by the coding sequence ATGAAGAGGTTATTATTAATACTATTACTATTAGTATCACTCTTATTTATTTATCCTATAGTATTTACTTTTACAAATTCATTTATGACACCACAACAGATTGCATCTGATGAAGTGAATATCATACCAGAAGAATTCAATCTACAACAATATTATTCTATAATTGTATCTAAAGCTCAGTATTTCAAATATTTTTTAAATTCGATCAAATTAACTCTTATAATAATAGCAGGTCAGATAATTATAGGAATACTTGCTGCATTTGCTTTTGCTAAGATGGATTTCCCAGGTAATAATTTCATATTTATATTTTATATAATAGCAGTATTACTTCCTTTCCAAGTAACATTAGTTCCCAATTATCTAATATTTGATAAGATGCAGAGATTAATCAATATAAAGATATTAGATACTCATATGGCAATAATATTACCAGGTATATTTACATCATTTGGGGTGTTTTTATTAAGACAATTCATTAGAAATATTCCGAATGAAGTTATAGAAGCAGCAAGAATAGATGGAGCAGGATATATTAAGATATTATATAGAGTAGTGTTGCCTATGTTGAAACCAGCTATTTTTGCATTAGTTATTCTTACTTTTATAGATAATTGGAATCTTATAGAGCAAGCTGTTATTTTCTTGGACAGCCCTATTAAGCTACCGTTATCTGTATTTTTAGAAAACATATATTACAATGATTATAATGTATTTTATGGGGGATCAGTTTTATACATAATTCCTGCCTTCATATTATTTATAAAATCTGAGAAATATTTAAGTGAAAGTTTTGTTATGGGAGGATTAAAATAA
- a CDS encoding extracellular solute-binding protein, whose product MKKITVLILCIILVLLTIACSNDYNDIATNNEQKEITILIKDYDLSGLLRRYCTIYGYTERFEIETGIKVNFEVINGKNEIDYERKMNEKLYLEEGPTLIYISDCNTYRKYIDQGVALNTEGKIPNLENVYNSLLDDGEFYFVPVGMIHWPIQLNRSAFDKMGIEDPKFDWTKEEYLKIREKWLKFEPEYFNQHEYSNYFEFMVDDLGIINESLKQVSLNNSRVIQYINDVREDIFSGKYILDKEYTYKNFYNMIFVNGSYESNEALKLHMRYKYENLRNNDFRINALKSLPISKFINVRNDIILPNTLYGDSELLRTFGFVVNKNGKNTELGMEFLNGLLSDKIQLEMFISRKDNLYPVNKEIESEIDEIEIEINEKVAKEKKEGIKHYVRKDVNEKATALRKYILQQVKTGNYKRCMKSKRITEIKDMMYIDLAKFIFADEIYTDKELSRELQKIKYKYNMYLNE is encoded by the coding sequence ATGAAAAAAATTACGGTTTTAATTTTATGCATTATATTAGTGTTGTTAACTATCGCTTGCTCAAATGATTATAATGATATTGCAACAAATAATGAACAGAAAGAGATAACAATTTTAATTAAAGATTATGATCTTTCTGGCTTACTACGTAGATATTGTACTATATATGGGTACACAGAAAGATTTGAAATTGAAACAGGAATAAAGGTAAATTTTGAAGTAATTAATGGAAAAAATGAAATTGATTATGAAAGGAAAATGAATGAAAAATTATATTTAGAAGAAGGACCAACTTTAATATATATTTCAGATTGTAATACATACAGAAAGTATATTGACCAGGGAGTTGCATTGAATACTGAAGGGAAGATTCCAAATCTTGAAAATGTATATAATAGTTTATTAGATGATGGTGAATTTTACTTTGTTCCAGTGGGTATGATTCATTGGCCAATACAACTTAATAGAAGCGCATTTGACAAAATGGGGATAGAAGATCCTAAATTTGACTGGACTAAAGAAGAGTACTTAAAAATAAGAGAAAAATGGTTAAAATTTGAACCAGAATATTTCAACCAGCATGAATATTCTAATTATTTTGAATTTATGGTTGATGATTTAGGAATTATAAATGAATCACTTAAACAGGTTAGTCTAAATAATTCAAGAGTTATTCAATATATAAATGATGTAAGAGAAGATATATTTTCAGGTAAATACATTTTAGATAAAGAATATACTTATAAAAATTTTTATAATATGATTTTTGTAAATGGTTCATATGAAAGTAATGAAGCATTAAAATTACATATGAGATATAAATATGAAAATCTTAGAAATAATGATTTTCGAATTAATGCTTTGAAGTCTTTACCCATATCTAAATTTATTAATGTGAGAAATGATATTATTTTACCTAATACGTTATATGGGGATAGTGAACTACTTCGCACATTTGGATTTGTAGTGAATAAAAACGGGAAAAACACAGAGTTAGGTATGGAGTTTTTAAATGGTTTGCTTAGTGATAAGATTCAGTTAGAAATGTTTATATCAAGAAAAGATAATTTATACCCTGTCAATAAGGAAATAGAGAGTGAAATTGATGAAATAGAAATAGAAATAAACGAAAAAGTTGCAAAAGAAAAGAAAGAGGGTATTAAACATTATGTAAGAAAAGATGTTAATGAAAAAGCTACAGCTCTAAGAAAATATATTTTGCAACAAGTAAAAACTGGTAATTACAAGCGTTGCATGAAGAGTAAGAGAATCACTGAAATAAAGGATATGATGTATATAGATCTTGCGAAATTTATATTTGCAGATGAAATTTATACAGATAAAGAGTTAAGTAGAGAATTACAGAAAATAAAATATAAATATAATATGTACCTTAATGAATAG